TCATAGAAGATACATTTTTATGCTCTCTACAGTTCTGAATTAGCTACACAATGAACAAGTCAGTGATCTTTGTGTTCTTACAGCCTGGTCTCAAAATGTCCAGATGGTGATCCAGATGGTCACATTTCTCTTCTCTAATAAAGCTACCTGATGCCAACATAAATTGCATTCTCCCAGTTCACCTTTCACATACTAAATCAGATGAATACATAAATCATTTTGCACCAAGAAGCTCATGAACGACTAAGTATGCCAGGTACAAATGTAATCAGCAATACATATCTTATGCTGTGCTGAGAATCTTTACtttcattttgtcttgttttgaggTTGTATCTTGAGTGTGCACTTGGCAGCTGTACCATTAAGGTAAATGGAAGTATTGGATTGGACTCTGTAACCACAGATAGTCAAGGACTAAAGCACTATGAGCAGGAGAAGTTAAAAAGAAATTGCTAAAAATTGAACGAAAGTTGAAACTACAGCCTGACAAGGAGTTTAAcaccattttcatttaaaaggtGATAAATTGCCTCATAACTATGAGTaacttttttcatatttgattCATTGTTATATCAACTAAAGGCAGATAGAAGACGCAGAACCACTTCAAACATCTTAAAATCCAAGGTGTGAACTAGCCAAATATCTTTAAAttctaaatttattttaaaagttatttttttccctAATGTCTGCcatagtaataaaaaaaaacaaaacaattcattaaaaaattGGACTTACAGAAAGGTACAGTATATTGGAAGGCTCCTCCACCAAAGTCTAATACATTAGTGCGAGTTCTGTGGTAATAACCTCTTTGGGGTCTATCCCCTTTCTTAATGTTACACTGAAATTAGTCTATCGTCCATctttgttagtgtttttttacTGACTCACTAATGCAGTCTCtaaaacacactgtgcacaaaagattcagtataaacacacattttaaaggGACAGATGATATATTTGGTAAACCCAAACACAAGCTGTGAAATGGTAATATTGAGCACCAGTCCAGTAATTTAGACTTAGATCTCAAAGTATCCACTCTATAATATTCATGTATTTCATCACTGCAACTTCCTATGAGAGTGGTATGTCAGTCAGTCTGAAAACACTCGTATAATGTGGGACACACAGTACCGTTACACGTTTGGGTGAGCAGGAAGGATGAAGCAGTCCAGAGGTGGATTATGGAAGAGgatgttttcacttttacagCAACAGCTTGGGTCCTGCGCCAAAGTCTAACCTCTTCACCAGCCTGTATAGCACAGCAAACACACTCAGAAAGCTGTTTCTGCATAGAGCCACTCTTACTCAGAGGACTTGCATATAATTATGGTAACATGGTGGTGAGTTCAAAATCTACTCACTAACACATAAGAAAGTCTGGGAAGAATATGCAGAGAATGATGATTTTAGAGTTCCTACAGTGGTACAAGGTGTTAAACTGCTGCACTGTGTAGGACAGGAGACTCACCCCTTGTTGTACAGGCCATTGCTAGGATGGATATCTGAGGAGGTGTGCTGGCCTGCTGCTGCCCCCTGTCCTCCAGTGTGGCCCCTGCGGTTAGCTGCTTGCTCATGGGCATATTCCCGACATGACGCCAGCTTGGACTCCAGGTTCTGCaataagtgaaaataaaacaagtttgAATGTTAAAAGAGAAAAGCATATTAAAAGGATGTGGGAAGAACGCAGTAATTTCTGGGAAAAACagatgagactttcttttacagtccagtttcagctcacttacctagtaaatagttgtgttttactttatAAATATGTCTGAGTTATTACCAACATAATCCAGTTACAACTGAAAGGTACTTGATGGGTAAATTGgttacactgtatttacctacttGTTACAGATGGtagttacccatcacatactgtaagtttccctttatttaccaaataaattcttagtaattaggggactgtaaaaggaagcgtTACCACAAAAGTACCCTGCAGCGTCACATGATAGTAAGTTATCGGTTGATAAAAACAAAGCCCAAACAGGATAATTCAATACAATTCATTCAACATGGAATTTCCTTGGTCCATGAGAGAAATGGCttaaaaatgtggtttttaCCCCAACTTTCCTCAGCAGCTCTCCAACTATGTTCAGAGCAGATATTCTCGCTGACGTGGTGAGAGGAGTCCCTGAAAGGCTTTCACCTGAAGAAATAAACCAGCTGATGAACATATCCAGTTCCCAGTGACTATTATAAGACATTTTTgtgtataataaaataacattttgaaagcACATGTAAGCAAAAGAAGGAAACCTTAGGAAATGGAAATTGTGTCCTTTGGGAGAGCACACAAGAACTAACCTCTGCTGATGGAGGGCAGTGGGGTACTGACGGAGGACAGTGGAGTGCTGGCGGAGGACAGTGGGGTGCTGATGGGGTCCTCTGCAGCTGGAGGCCGGGACGGTGTGGTGGCAGAGTGGACAGGCTGGGCAGAGGATGAAGATGTGGTTTTATCCTCAGTCCTTTTGTCTGGcggggtgagaggtggggtcgGTAGCCCAGCtgaagaagatgaggatgatgaagtCTCTTTGACTGCACTACTGAGTGTTGGCTTCTTGTCCTGtacctgctgtttctgctgcactgcCAGCTCCTGCCTCAggtctatcacacacacacacacacaataaaaaagaaagagcagtTATAGACATGCAACAGAAACTTTACAAGAAGATCAGAAGCCTTCAAGCTGCCTGACAAGAAATTATATTCTCACATAACATTACTCATTTTCTTGATGTCTGGCTGTATGATGTATACACTTTACATATGTCTGCAAAACAGTAAACACCCAAAATAACATATTGACTTGAATTACATTAATGTACTTTTTTTACCATCTTTTTCTGAGATGTAATAATTCATTTGTAGTGAATGTTAATAGCTCCCTTCATTACCTTGctataaatgtactgtaaattcTGTTTGCACAACTTTACCATCTgcttaattaaaatgatttttattctcTGGTACCATCATCAATCTTCTTACATCTGTTCAAAGATTACCAAATTATTTTGTTACTGACTCATTTCATAAAAGTAAGTAACATGATAATCAGTTGTTTATACTGCAAAAATGAGGAAGGTTATGGTAAGTTTTTTAATTTacgaaagaaaaaataaataaatcagaccAAGCTGTACCTCTGGCCTCATCCTTTAGTCTCTGGACAGACTCTAAAAGATTTTCTTTCTCATCCAGCTCACTCTCCAAGAAGGCATTTCTCTCTATAACTTGGTTCATCCTCTGCTCAAAGTCCTCCAGTGACATGATGGTTGCCCTGAAACATCAACATCAAGTTAGCTCCTCATTGCTCCTGAACCAAACCTGGGAAAAAGCTCCAGACACATCCTGAAAGCAAAGGATAGCCCTGGGTGCAGTGGAAGttttttgttatattgtttttttcctcaaataGAGGTTATAAGTACAACCTATTACTACTGTTAGTAGTAGTTACCAGAACTGTAAATTAAGACAAACATTATGGAAAAGGACACAGGCAATAGGATACTGTGAATATACACGAGACATTACAATTGGTGAAAGCCTACAATGAAAGCATCTTTATTAACGGTAGTAAATTCTAATACATGTTGattttttatttgcaatgaACAggacaaacatatttttctgcaGTCTTTGCTTAAGAGGTCTTGGTctgagagatcatatttctcctatattggcttctcttcattggctccctgtaaaatatagaatagaatttaaaatccttcttctcacatacaaatcccttcataatcaagctccttcataccttaaagacctcatagtaccatattatcccaatagaccacttcgctctcagagtgcaggcctacttgtggttcccagagttctcaaaagcagaatgggaggcagagcctttagctatcaagctcctctcctgtggaaccagctcccagcctgggttcaggaggcagacactctctgtacttttaaggctagacttaaaaccttctctTGAATAAGCGCATAGTAGGGCCTCCAACCCCACCCTTAGTTATGCCCCCAGACGCCCACCGCAGCACTgattaaccccccccccccccccctgagatgatttgtattgtgatttggcgctatacaaataaaattgaattgaattgaattgaattgaattctttGTTAATTGCACTGTACTATTTGAATTAAGAAAAGGCAGTGCAGGTGCACCTTAAACTAAAAAATTAGTAACACtgctttttttcactttttacttCAAAGGAAAAAAGTAAGGTTCGTTAAACGGCCTGCCTTACTTCTCATGCCTTAGCTTTACAAACATTAACATATTCTTACTCAGACTGTGATAGAAACACAGAttttacatacataaataactttatttttcacaaaatCTCAGCTTCTTTAATGTCTTAAGTGGCCTGACTGAGCTCTTTGTTTG
This genomic window from Mastacembelus armatus chromosome 8, fMasArm1.2, whole genome shotgun sequence contains:
- the LOC113141584 gene encoding nuclear distribution protein nudE homolog 1-like; this encodes MVTCIVRRLPKAVVATLRLPTPVLVRDRRVGSPPAGLEMGDPQPPEFGSLEKELDYWKEQAARHQQSAEEAQEELREFQQMSRDYEVELETELKQCETQNRELLSANNRLRMELENYKEKYETQHSEACRQISSLEGDLAETTAIRDHLHKYIRELEQANDDLERAKRATIMSLEDFEQRMNQVIERNAFLESELDEKENLLESVQRLKDEARDLRQELAVQQKQQVQDKKPTLSSAVKETSSSSSSSAGLPTPPLTPPDKRTEDKTTSSSSAQPVHSATTPSRPPAAEDPISTPLSSASTPLSSVSTPLPSISRGESLSGTPLTTSARISALNIVGELLRKVGNLESKLASCREYAHEQAANRRGHTGGQGAAAGQHTSSDIHPSNGLYNKGLVKRLDFGAGPKLLL